In Musa acuminata AAA Group cultivar baxijiao chromosome BXJ2-8, Cavendish_Baxijiao_AAA, whole genome shotgun sequence, one genomic interval encodes:
- the LOC135619420 gene encoding small ribosomal subunit protein eS8-like — translation MGISRDSMHKRRATGGKKKAWRKKRKYELGRQPANTKLSSNKTVRRVRVRGGNVKWRALRLDSGNYSWGSEAVTRKTRVLDVVYNASNNELVRTQTLVKSAIVQVDAAPFKQWYFQHYGIEIGRKKKAPTASKKETAEEGEAAVEEGKKSNHVTRKLEKRQQGCKLDPHIEEQFGAGRLLACISSRPGQCGRADGYILEGRELEFYMKKIQRKKGKGTGAAA, via the exons ATGG GTATCTCACGGGACTCCATGCACAAGAGGCGCGCCACTGGAGGCAAGAAGAAGGcctggaggaagaagagaaa GTATGAGTTGGGAAGGCAGCCAGCAAACACAAAACTTTCAAGCAACAAGACAGTGAGGAGGGTTCGAGTTCGAGGAGGCAATGTTAAGTGGAGGGCCCTTCGGTTGGATTCTGGGAACTATTCATGGGGAAGTGAAGCTGTGACTCGCAAGACCCGTGTCCTCGATGTGGTCTATAATGCTTCAAACAACGAGCTTGTGAGAACACAGACCCTTGTGAAGAGTGCCATTGTGCAGGTTGATGCTGCTCCCTTCAAACAGTGgtacttccagcattatggcatcGAGATTGGTAGGAAGAAGAAGGCTCCAACGGCTTCCAAGAAAGAGACAGCAGAG GAGGGTGAAGCTGCCGTGGAGGAAGGCAAGAAGAGCAATCACGTCACCAGGAAGCTTGAGAAGAGACAGCAGGGATGTAAACTTGATCCTCACATCGAGGAGCAATTTGGGGCAGGAAGGTTGCTGGCTTGCATATCTTCCCGCCCTGGGCAATGTGGAAGAGCTGATGG ATACATATTAGAAGGAAGGGAGCTTGAGTTCTACATGAAAAAGATCCAGcggaagaagggaaagggcacagGGGCTGCTGCTTAA
- the LOC103994846 gene encoding probable protein phosphatase 2C 33 isoform X3, with product MNFGSRNDTVFCGVFDGHGPHGHMIAKRVRDVLPLKLNSNWEGEDCRETTVNNSGSINSDTSSTVSLKEENHTSIDFEENDEHSHILRTLKDPFLKAFRIMDKELRQHSDIDCFYSGTTAVTLVKQGQELVIGNVGDSRAVLGTRDENNSLIAVQLTVDLKPNLPREAERIRQCKGRVFALRDEPDVARVWLPNSDTPGLAMARALGDFCLKDYGLISVPEISYWHITERDEFIIMATDGVWDVLSNEEVVDIVASAPARSSAAHLLVESAVKAWRFKFPTSRVDDCAVVCLFLDLDAPNISSDLTSNEVDSPNAAGVGSDKQAPSGPTSLDRLGTIRSSTAFPCDAIEESPGQQFSGTHTQEGSSIDNITSMQGNGWSVQQGVSRVDTLLSLPRFVSGSKQPTNTKAQKRA from the exons ATG AATTTTGGCTCTAGGAATGACACTGTATTTTGTGGAGTATTTGATGGCCATGGTCCACATGGCCATATGATTGCTAAGAGAGTCAGAGATGTTCTCCCATTAAAGCTAAATTCCAATTGGGAAGGTGAGGATTGTAGAGAAACCACTGTAAATAATTCAGGAAGCATCAATTCAGACACAAGTTCAACTGTTTCCCTCAAAGAGGAGAATCACACTTCCATTGATTTTGAAGAAAATGATGAGCATTCCCATATTTTAAGGACACTAAAAGATCCATTTCTGAAGGCTTTTAGAATCATGGATAAAGAACTGAGACAGCATTCTGATATAGATTGCTTTTACAGTGGGACAACAGCAGTCACTTTGGTCAAGCAG GGTCAAGAACTTGTGATTGGAAATGTTGGAGACTCAAGAGCAGTACTTGGCACTAGAGATGAAAACAACTCTTTGATTGCAGTTCAATTGACTGTGGATCTTAAACCAAATCTTCCAA GGGAAGCAGAACGAATAAGGCAGTGCAAGGGCAGAGTTTTTGCTCTCCGGGATGAGCCTGATGTGGCTCGAGTTTGGCTGCCTAACAGTGATACCCCTGGCTTGGCAATGGCTCGAGCTCTTGGGGATTTTTGCTTAAAGGATTATGGCTTGATCTCTGTACCTGAGATTTCATATTGGCACATCACAGAAAGAGATGAATTCATTATCATGGCCACTGATGGG GTCTGGGATGTGCTTTCCAACGAAGAAGTGGTAGACATTGTCGCTTCTGCTCCAGCTAGATCCTCGGCTGCTCATTTACTTGTTGAGTCAGCTGTCAAGGCCTGGAGGTTCAAGTTCCCAACTTCCCGAGTTGACGACTGTGCTGTAGTCTGCCTCTTCCTTGATTTAGATGCACCTAACATTTCCTCCGATCTCACATCCAATGAAGTTGATTCACCAAATGCCGCTGGGGTTGGCAGCGACAAGCAAGCGCCTTCCGGTCCAACTTCTTTGGACCGTCTCGGCACAATCCGCTCTAGCACTGCATTCCCATGTGATGCAATCGAAGAATCTCCAGGACAGCAGTTCTCTGGAACTCATACCCAAGAAGGATCCTCCATTGACAATATCACCTCGATGCAAGGCAATGGTTGGTCTGTTCAACAGGGCGTCTCTCGAGTGGATACTCTGTTGTCATTGCCAAGGTTTGTTTCAGGGAGTAAACAGCCAACCAATACCAAGGCTCAGAAAAGAGCATGA
- the LOC103994846 gene encoding probable protein phosphatase 2C 33 isoform X2, translating into MGSCLSSDGQSSSSSPSSPSSPALGAKRPRRGQRKKPGPRSHSKKEEHLHRIPGRMFLNGSSGVASLFSQQGRKGPNQDAMIVWENFGSRNDTVFCGVFDGHGPHGHMIAKRVRDVLPLKLNSNWEGEDCRETTVNNSGSINSDTSSTVSLKEENHTSIDFEENDEHSHILRTLKDPFLKAFRIMDKELRQHSDIDCFYSGTTAVTLVKQGQELVIGNVGDSRAVLGTRDENNSLIAVQLTVDLKPNLPKRIRQCKGRVFALRDEPDVARVWLPNSDTPGLAMARALGDFCLKDYGLISVPEISYWHITERDEFIIMATDGVWDVLSNEEVVDIVASAPARSSAAHLLVESAVKAWRFKFPTSRVDDCAVVCLFLDLDAPNISSDLTSNEVDSPNAAGVGSDKQAPSGPTSLDRLGTIRSSTAFPCDAIEESPGQQFSGTHTQEGSSIDNITSMQGNGWSVQQGVSRVDTLLSLPRFVSGSKQPTNTKAQKRA; encoded by the exons ATGGGGTCCTGCCTGTCGTCGGACGGGCAGAGCAGCTCCTCCAGCCCGTCGTCCCCCTCGTCGCCGGCGCTGGGGGCGAAGCGGCCTCGGAGGGGGCAACGGAAGAAGCCGGGGCCGCGGAGCCACTCTAAGAAAGAGGAGCATCTCCATCGGATCCCCGGGAGGATGTTCCTGAACGGGTCCAGCGGCGTCGCCTCGCTCTTCTCCCAGCAAGGCAGGAAGGGACCCAATCAGGACGCCATGATTGTTTGGGAG AATTTTGGCTCTAGGAATGACACTGTATTTTGTGGAGTATTTGATGGCCATGGTCCACATGGCCATATGATTGCTAAGAGAGTCAGAGATGTTCTCCCATTAAAGCTAAATTCCAATTGGGAAGGTGAGGATTGTAGAGAAACCACTGTAAATAATTCAGGAAGCATCAATTCAGACACAAGTTCAACTGTTTCCCTCAAAGAGGAGAATCACACTTCCATTGATTTTGAAGAAAATGATGAGCATTCCCATATTTTAAGGACACTAAAAGATCCATTTCTGAAGGCTTTTAGAATCATGGATAAAGAACTGAGACAGCATTCTGATATAGATTGCTTTTACAGTGGGACAACAGCAGTCACTTTGGTCAAGCAG GGTCAAGAACTTGTGATTGGAAATGTTGGAGACTCAAGAGCAGTACTTGGCACTAGAGATGAAAACAACTCTTTGATTGCAGTTCAATTGACTGTGGATCTTAAACCAAATCTTCCAA AACGAATAAGGCAGTGCAAGGGCAGAGTTTTTGCTCTCCGGGATGAGCCTGATGTGGCTCGAGTTTGGCTGCCTAACAGTGATACCCCTGGCTTGGCAATGGCTCGAGCTCTTGGGGATTTTTGCTTAAAGGATTATGGCTTGATCTCTGTACCTGAGATTTCATATTGGCACATCACAGAAAGAGATGAATTCATTATCATGGCCACTGATGGG GTCTGGGATGTGCTTTCCAACGAAGAAGTGGTAGACATTGTCGCTTCTGCTCCAGCTAGATCCTCGGCTGCTCATTTACTTGTTGAGTCAGCTGTCAAGGCCTGGAGGTTCAAGTTCCCAACTTCCCGAGTTGACGACTGTGCTGTAGTCTGCCTCTTCCTTGATTTAGATGCACCTAACATTTCCTCCGATCTCACATCCAATGAAGTTGATTCACCAAATGCCGCTGGGGTTGGCAGCGACAAGCAAGCGCCTTCCGGTCCAACTTCTTTGGACCGTCTCGGCACAATCCGCTCTAGCACTGCATTCCCATGTGATGCAATCGAAGAATCTCCAGGACAGCAGTTCTCTGGAACTCATACCCAAGAAGGATCCTCCATTGACAATATCACCTCGATGCAAGGCAATGGTTGGTCTGTTCAACAGGGCGTCTCTCGAGTGGATACTCTGTTGTCATTGCCAAGGTTTGTTTCAGGGAGTAAACAGCCAACCAATACCAAGGCTCAGAAAAGAGCATGA
- the LOC103994846 gene encoding probable protein phosphatase 2C 33 isoform X1, which yields MGSCLSSDGQSSSSSPSSPSSPALGAKRPRRGQRKKPGPRSHSKKEEHLHRIPGRMFLNGSSGVASLFSQQGRKGPNQDAMIVWENFGSRNDTVFCGVFDGHGPHGHMIAKRVRDVLPLKLNSNWEGEDCRETTVNNSGSINSDTSSTVSLKEENHTSIDFEENDEHSHILRTLKDPFLKAFRIMDKELRQHSDIDCFYSGTTAVTLVKQGQELVIGNVGDSRAVLGTRDENNSLIAVQLTVDLKPNLPREAERIRQCKGRVFALRDEPDVARVWLPNSDTPGLAMARALGDFCLKDYGLISVPEISYWHITERDEFIIMATDGVWDVLSNEEVVDIVASAPARSSAAHLLVESAVKAWRFKFPTSRVDDCAVVCLFLDLDAPNISSDLTSNEVDSPNAAGVGSDKQAPSGPTSLDRLGTIRSSTAFPCDAIEESPGQQFSGTHTQEGSSIDNITSMQGNGWSVQQGVSRVDTLLSLPRFVSGSKQPTNTKAQKRA from the exons ATGGGGTCCTGCCTGTCGTCGGACGGGCAGAGCAGCTCCTCCAGCCCGTCGTCCCCCTCGTCGCCGGCGCTGGGGGCGAAGCGGCCTCGGAGGGGGCAACGGAAGAAGCCGGGGCCGCGGAGCCACTCTAAGAAAGAGGAGCATCTCCATCGGATCCCCGGGAGGATGTTCCTGAACGGGTCCAGCGGCGTCGCCTCGCTCTTCTCCCAGCAAGGCAGGAAGGGACCCAATCAGGACGCCATGATTGTTTGGGAG AATTTTGGCTCTAGGAATGACACTGTATTTTGTGGAGTATTTGATGGCCATGGTCCACATGGCCATATGATTGCTAAGAGAGTCAGAGATGTTCTCCCATTAAAGCTAAATTCCAATTGGGAAGGTGAGGATTGTAGAGAAACCACTGTAAATAATTCAGGAAGCATCAATTCAGACACAAGTTCAACTGTTTCCCTCAAAGAGGAGAATCACACTTCCATTGATTTTGAAGAAAATGATGAGCATTCCCATATTTTAAGGACACTAAAAGATCCATTTCTGAAGGCTTTTAGAATCATGGATAAAGAACTGAGACAGCATTCTGATATAGATTGCTTTTACAGTGGGACAACAGCAGTCACTTTGGTCAAGCAG GGTCAAGAACTTGTGATTGGAAATGTTGGAGACTCAAGAGCAGTACTTGGCACTAGAGATGAAAACAACTCTTTGATTGCAGTTCAATTGACTGTGGATCTTAAACCAAATCTTCCAA GGGAAGCAGAACGAATAAGGCAGTGCAAGGGCAGAGTTTTTGCTCTCCGGGATGAGCCTGATGTGGCTCGAGTTTGGCTGCCTAACAGTGATACCCCTGGCTTGGCAATGGCTCGAGCTCTTGGGGATTTTTGCTTAAAGGATTATGGCTTGATCTCTGTACCTGAGATTTCATATTGGCACATCACAGAAAGAGATGAATTCATTATCATGGCCACTGATGGG GTCTGGGATGTGCTTTCCAACGAAGAAGTGGTAGACATTGTCGCTTCTGCTCCAGCTAGATCCTCGGCTGCTCATTTACTTGTTGAGTCAGCTGTCAAGGCCTGGAGGTTCAAGTTCCCAACTTCCCGAGTTGACGACTGTGCTGTAGTCTGCCTCTTCCTTGATTTAGATGCACCTAACATTTCCTCCGATCTCACATCCAATGAAGTTGATTCACCAAATGCCGCTGGGGTTGGCAGCGACAAGCAAGCGCCTTCCGGTCCAACTTCTTTGGACCGTCTCGGCACAATCCGCTCTAGCACTGCATTCCCATGTGATGCAATCGAAGAATCTCCAGGACAGCAGTTCTCTGGAACTCATACCCAAGAAGGATCCTCCATTGACAATATCACCTCGATGCAAGGCAATGGTTGGTCTGTTCAACAGGGCGTCTCTCGAGTGGATACTCTGTTGTCATTGCCAAGGTTTGTTTCAGGGAGTAAACAGCCAACCAATACCAAGGCTCAGAAAAGAGCATGA